One window of Anaerolineales bacterium genomic DNA carries:
- a CDS encoding YibE/F family protein — MKKSSWLFPFLLLIGVTTYTLFARVQLPGDGFATFGADTVRAEVTQIIEEGEVDLGGFTQKYQVARITILEGTYEDIPMEIDYGRRQVRSDDYLLKPGDRIIVTISKTPDNVVNAYFVDYVRTTPILWLTLIFAIAIVLISQWKGVRAMLSMAFSLYIIIGYIIPHILAGDDPLTVSIIGSIILLGVSLYLTYGWTLKTHAAVISMVLVLLITGALAGLFVVFAKLNGSGDENVMFLMQLSETPISLRGLFLGGLIIGALGVLDDLVTTQASAVFELHHANPSLGFRGLYSSAMRIGQDHVAATVNTLVLAYAGASLPMLLMFSLGRGDYGYIVNFSFIAEEIVRTLVGSLGLIAAVPITTTIAIFFSQRVDSLGKWERVLGPEGSGHSHGH, encoded by the coding sequence ATGAAAAAATCTTCATGGCTCTTTCCTTTTCTTTTGCTCATTGGTGTCACAACTTACACATTATTTGCCCGAGTCCAACTCCCCGGTGACGGATTTGCCACCTTCGGCGCGGATACCGTCCGCGCGGAGGTGACGCAGATCATCGAAGAAGGCGAAGTGGACTTGGGCGGCTTTACGCAAAAATATCAGGTGGCGCGCATCACCATTTTGGAAGGCACGTACGAAGACATTCCAATGGAGATCGACTACGGCAGGCGCCAGGTGCGGTCGGATGATTATTTGCTCAAACCCGGCGATAGAATCATCGTCACGATTTCGAAAACGCCGGATAACGTGGTCAATGCCTACTTTGTGGATTACGTCCGCACCACGCCGATCCTCTGGTTGACTCTCATCTTTGCCATTGCCATTGTTCTCATCAGTCAATGGAAGGGCGTTCGCGCGATGCTCAGCATGGCGTTCAGTTTGTATATCATCATCGGCTACATCATTCCGCATATTCTTGCTGGCGATGATCCGCTCACCGTCAGCATCATCGGTTCGATCATTTTACTGGGCGTCAGCTTGTATCTCACTTATGGCTGGACTCTCAAAACGCACGCGGCGGTCATCAGCATGGTTTTGGTTCTGCTAATTACCGGCGCGCTGGCGGGCCTTTTTGTGGTCTTCGCCAAACTCAACGGCTCAGGCGACGAGAATGTGATGTTCCTGATGCAGTTAAGTGAAACGCCCATCAGCCTGCGCGGGCTTTTCCTCGGCGGGTTGATCATCGGCGCGCTCGGTGTATTGGATGATCTGGTGACGACTCAAGCCTCGGCCGTTTTTGAACTTCACCACGCGAATCCCAGCCTCGGGTTTCGCGGACTGTACTCCTCCGCCATGCGCATCGGTCAGGACCATGTGGCTGCCACCGTGAACACATTGGTCTTAGCCTACGCTGGAGCCTCGCTCCCCATGCTGTTGATGTTCTCTCTTGGGCGCGGAGATTATGGCTATATCGTCAATTTTTCCTTCATTGCCGAAGAAATCGTGCGGACGCTGGTCGGCTCGCTGGGATTGATCGCGGCGGTGCCGATCACCACGACAATTGCCATTTTCTTCTCTCAGAGGGTGGATTCGCTCGGGAAGTGGGAACGGGTTCTCGGTCCAGAGGGAAGCGGGCACAGCCATGGTCACTAA
- a CDS encoding transposase, with the protein MNFRRYYIPGSAVFLTQVVEGREPVFGNEALIELLLETLRNVKQFHPFTMLGYVFPPDHFHIFILVAGGNFSEIMHSLKPNFTKVYKRKLGLSSEDSMKFWQKRFWDHVIRDDRDFENHLHCIHFNPVKHGYVTDPRAWKYSSYIEWKKRGLYPPAFEWDEPIDVDWGE; encoded by the coding sequence ATGAACTTCAGGCGGTATTACATTCCCGGGTCAGCTGTATTTCTGACACAAGTCGTTGAAGGACGTGAGCCGGTTTTTGGAAATGAAGCTTTGATCGAATTGCTTCTTGAAACGTTACGCAATGTAAAGCAATTCCATCCATTCACCATGCTGGGATATGTATTTCCACCCGATCATTTTCATATTTTTATACTGGTGGCTGGCGGGAACTTCAGCGAGATAATGCATTCCTTGAAACCTAATTTTACGAAAGTATATAAGCGGAAACTTGGATTGTCTTCTGAAGATTCAATGAAATTCTGGCAAAAACGCTTTTGGGATCATGTCATCCGCGATGACCGTGATTTCGAAAACCATCTGCATTGCATCCACTTCAACCCGGTCAAACATGGATATGTTACCGATCCGCGCGCATGGAAATATAGCAGCTATATCGAGTGGAAAAAACGTGGATTGTATCCGCCTGCATTCGAGTGGGATGAACCAATAGATGTAGATTGGGGAGAATGA
- a CDS encoding aldehyde dehydrogenase: MYINGKFTNGNSKEAIEVQNPATEEILDSVPRGTPEDIEAAVGAAKSAFDAWRKLGANERANLLHEVAEKVHAHRGEIARLLTLEEGKPISENEEEVDWVLNTFRYYAELGRHHRGSVLAAGSSSQFNFIVKEPYGVVGCIVPWNYPLLLMAWKVAPALAAGNTVVIKPSEMTPLTALYLAEHCFDHLPAGVVNVVTGYGSETGEPLVKHPDVPVIAFTGSLATGQKIASIAAPMMKKLHLELGGKDATVIAEDADPEIAAKAVAYAALINAGQVCTSTERVYIPRRGAAKFTEAIVEHVRSLRLGSGLESATDMGPMIGKTYRAKFESQIADAKSHGAKILAGGGRPKNLTKGFFHEPTVLSGVDHSMVIMRDETFGPAVPLMEYTTFDEAIKLTNDCQYGLGAVLISNDAKKIKQFFDDVKAGTIWINDPLTDHYAGPFGGMKYSGGARELGEEGLDEFRETKHVHWDFNMEDKEYWYPYGR, translated from the coding sequence ATGTACATCAACGGCAAGTTTACGAACGGAAACTCGAAGGAAGCCATCGAAGTACAGAATCCCGCCACTGAAGAAATTCTGGACAGCGTCCCGCGCGGGACGCCGGAAGATATCGAAGCGGCGGTGGGGGCGGCGAAATCCGCGTTTGATGCGTGGCGAAAGTTGGGAGCAAATGAAAGGGCGAATCTCCTGCATGAAGTCGCGGAGAAAGTCCATGCGCATCGCGGGGAAATTGCCCGCTTGTTGACTTTGGAAGAGGGTAAGCCGATTTCCGAAAACGAAGAGGAAGTGGATTGGGTGCTGAACACTTTCCGTTATTATGCCGAGTTGGGGCGCCATCATCGCGGGAGTGTCTTGGCGGCAGGCTCATCCTCGCAGTTCAATTTCATCGTCAAGGAACCATACGGCGTGGTGGGATGCATCGTGCCGTGGAATTATCCGTTGTTGCTGATGGCGTGGAAGGTCGCGCCTGCGCTTGCGGCGGGAAATACGGTCGTTATCAAACCTTCGGAGATGACTCCGCTCACGGCGCTATATCTTGCCGAGCATTGTTTCGACCATCTACCCGCAGGTGTGGTCAATGTAGTGACCGGTTATGGATCGGAAACCGGCGAGCCGCTGGTCAAACATCCCGATGTGCCGGTCATTGCGTTTACAGGCAGTCTCGCGACCGGACAAAAGATCGCCTCCATCGCCGCGCCGATGATGAAGAAACTTCATTTGGAATTGGGCGGCAAGGATGCGACTGTCATCGCCGAGGATGCTGATCCGGAGATTGCCGCCAAAGCCGTTGCCTATGCGGCTCTGATCAACGCCGGGCAGGTTTGCACATCGACGGAACGGGTCTACATCCCGAGGCGGGGTGCGGCGAAATTCACCGAAGCCATCGTGGAGCATGTCAGGTCCTTACGCCTGGGTTCCGGTTTGGAATCCGCAACCGATATGGGACCGATGATCGGTAAAACCTACCGAGCCAAATTCGAGAGTCAAATTGCTGATGCAAAATCTCACGGCGCAAAAATACTTGCTGGCGGCGGACGACCAAAGAATTTGACCAAGGGCTTCTTCCACGAACCGACCGTGCTCTCCGGCGTGGATCATTCCATGGTCATCATGCGCGATGAGACCTTCGGTCCCGCCGTGCCATTGATGGAATATACGACCTTCGATGAAGCCATCAAGCTAACCAATGATTGCCAATATGGATTGGGCGCCGTGCTCATCTCGAACGATGCGAAGAAGATCAAGCAGTTCTTCGACGACGTCAAAGCCGGGACGATCTGGATCAACGACCCGCTCACCGATCATTACGCCGGTCCCTTTGGCGGGATGAAATACTCCGGCGGCGCGCGCGAACTCGGCGAGGAGGGGCTCGACGAATTCCGCGAAACCAAGCACGTCCATTGGGATTTCAATATGGAGGATAAGGAGTATTGGTATCCGTATGGGAGATAG
- a CDS encoding GAF domain-containing protein: MSQSQATIISSSSPLKRIMHAVRAIERGDYDSSLLRDFLKESGELGQLAQLLDTVANTIHQRNTQLMLLSKVIPIGVSLSAEKDFNRLLESLVVEAQSFTNADAGSLYLVEEDKLRFVILRNTSLDMTMGGTSGTPISFYPVRLHNEDGSENRANVVSYAALTHQRINIADAYEAEGFDFSGTKAFDEKTKYRSKSFLTIPLTNKEGLVIGVLQLINAKDPKTGEIVPFKDDDVLEALVLLATAALDGYIREAALRREIAQLKIEIDKSRRDKQVEEITDTNFFRDLKSRAEEMRTKTKK, translated from the coding sequence ATGTCTCAATCCCAGGCAACGATCATCAGCTCTTCCTCGCCGTTAAAGCGCATCATGCATGCGGTGCGCGCCATCGAACGCGGAGACTACGATTCGTCGCTTCTGCGCGATTTCCTGAAAGAGTCCGGGGAGCTGGGTCAGCTCGCCCAGTTATTGGATACTGTGGCAAACACCATCCACCAGAGAAATACGCAATTGATGTTATTGAGCAAGGTGATTCCGATCGGCGTTTCGCTCTCGGCGGAGAAGGATTTCAACCGCCTGCTCGAGTCGCTGGTAGTGGAGGCGCAGTCTTTTACGAACGCAGATGCCGGTTCGCTCTATCTCGTCGAGGAGGATAAGCTGCGTTTTGTGATCCTGCGCAACACCTCCTTGGACATGACAATGGGCGGCACAAGCGGCACGCCGATCTCCTTCTACCCGGTTCGCCTGCACAACGAAGACGGCTCGGAGAACCGCGCGAACGTGGTTTCCTACGCCGCGCTCACGCACCAACGCATCAATATTGCCGACGCCTACGAGGCCGAGGGATTCGATTTCTCCGGCACGAAGGCTTTCGATGAAAAGACCAAATACCGCTCCAAGTCCTTCCTCACCATACCGCTCACCAATAAGGAAGGTTTGGTGATCGGGGTTCTGCAATTGATAAACGCAAAGGACCCCAAAACGGGGGAGATCGTACCGTTCAAAGACGATGATGTACTGGAAGCGCTGGTCCTGCTCGCCACCGCCGCGTTGGACGGCTACATCCGCGAGGCTGCCCTGCGGCGCGAGATCGCCCAATTGAAGATCGAGATCGATAAGTCGCGGAGAGACAAACAAGTGGAGGAGATCACAGACACGAACTTTTTCCGCGACCTCAAATCCCGTGCGGAAGAAATGCGAACGAAAACCAAAAAATGA
- a CDS encoding MFS transporter, with amino-acid sequence MSLFFDSIFSYVALSHFMVDVFNASRPVLLTYLGLSESRIALFSTIYIWASALTQPLFGWASDRIGPRWLAAGGVLWMTVFFSLTLALPGDLGLGCLIIAAFGSSAFHPVGAVQAALRGRELMKGRETTSTSLFFTAGQMGHFIGPILAGLILAYLKIPGMYILPLVSIPIGLALMSQLKHNHPHPQTAKAESANRARAGLAFILVLATVAALQSWAQANMVNLLPKYIKDLGQGATVYGSMAGLFMGGSALGNVVGGHFADRYPKRIVTSIVFLLAAVPIFITSRIGWSLWLYALIPLAGAFTGAVLSILVVLAQRIIPGGMALASGLILGFIFSSGALGLLYTGHLAELHGFPYVLTLTTWMVLVASPLALFLKE; translated from the coding sequence ATGTCCCTCTTCTTTGATTCCATTTTCTCCTACGTCGCCCTCTCCCACTTCATGGTGGATGTCTTCAACGCGAGCCGCCCCGTGCTGCTTACCTATCTCGGTCTGAGCGAATCGCGGATTGCCCTGTTCTCCACGATCTACATTTGGGCGTCGGCATTGACCCAGCCCCTTTTCGGTTGGGCTTCAGACCGTATCGGTCCGCGCTGGCTGGCGGCGGGCGGCGTGCTGTGGATGACGGTCTTCTTTTCGCTGACGTTGGCATTACCCGGCGATCTCGGGCTCGGTTGTCTCATCATCGCTGCATTTGGTTCGTCGGCATTCCATCCGGTTGGGGCCGTCCAAGCCGCCCTGCGCGGACGCGAGCTCATGAAAGGGCGCGAGACCACTTCCACATCGCTTTTCTTCACTGCCGGGCAGATGGGTCATTTTATCGGTCCCATCTTGGCGGGCTTGATTCTCGCGTATTTGAAGATTCCCGGCATGTACATCCTGCCGCTGGTCTCCATTCCCATCGGGTTGGCATTGATGAGCCAGCTAAAGCATAATCACCCGCACCCGCAAACGGCGAAGGCGGAGTCGGCGAATCGCGCCAGGGCGGGGCTTGCCTTTATCCTTGTTTTGGCGACGGTTGCCGCCCTGCAATCGTGGGCGCAGGCAAACATGGTGAATCTGCTTCCCAAGTACATCAAAGACCTGGGGCAGGGAGCCACTGTGTACGGGAGCATGGCCGGATTGTTCATGGGCGGCTCTGCGCTGGGAAATGTGGTGGGTGGTCACTTTGCAGACCGTTACCCCAAGCGCATTGTGACTTCGATTGTTTTTCTCCTTGCGGCGGTTCCCATTTTCATCACCAGCCGGATCGGTTGGTCGCTCTGGTTGTATGCGCTCATCCCTCTGGCAGGCGCATTTACGGGAGCGGTGTTGAGCATTTTGGTGGTGCTTGCCCAGCGCATCATCCCCGGCGGGATGGCTCTGGCTTCAGGTTTGATTCTCGGCTTTATCTTTTCATCCGGCGCATTGGGATTGTTATACACGGGTCATCTTGCCGAGTTACATGGCTTCCCTTATGTGTTGACGTTGACCACGTGGATGGTGCTTGTCGCTTCACCGCTGGCGTTGTTCTTGAAGGAGTGA
- a CDS encoding polymer-forming cytoskeletal protein has protein sequence MKLKPTISLLLLALLILPASSVLAQDPVHNGDVVRFGQNYTLGEGETLNGSIAVFGGNISIEKDAEVNGSAAIFGGNFEIAEGVVIDGDLAVFGGNLIVSGEVKGDIVIFGGQALLESDSIVTGDIATFGGQVTQEPGAEVGGDIVHNAPPSIDVPEVPDVPNPPEVPGIPNPPDVRVNVNPFWNIFSKLAQAVVVAAVGMLLSLFLQPQLDRTANTIVRQPLISGGYGLIIFVVLPIILIVMALTIILIPVAAVVVVLVPLAWLFGVIAIGQEVGERFAKAVNQVWAPVLSTGFGVFLLMLVIGFIELIPCIGWIPSTLVALMGIGATAMTWFGTRNPPGYIPPVVPDEIPPAS, from the coding sequence ATGAAATTAAAACCCACAATCAGCCTGCTCCTGCTGGCATTGCTGATCCTACCCGCAAGTTCGGTGCTGGCGCAGGACCCCGTCCATAACGGAGATGTCGTCCGTTTCGGTCAGAACTACACCCTTGGTGAAGGCGAAACCCTCAACGGCAGCATTGCCGTTTTCGGAGGCAATATCAGTATCGAAAAGGATGCCGAGGTGAACGGTTCCGCCGCGATCTTCGGCGGAAACTTCGAAATCGCCGAAGGTGTCGTCATCGACGGCGATCTGGCCGTCTTCGGCGGAAACTTGATCGTCTCCGGCGAAGTTAAAGGAGATATCGTCATCTTCGGCGGGCAGGCGTTGTTGGAATCCGATTCGATCGTCACCGGAGATATTGCGACGTTCGGCGGGCAGGTCACTCAAGAACCGGGCGCGGAAGTCGGAGGAGATATTGTACATAACGCGCCTCCCAGCATCGATGTGCCTGAAGTCCCCGATGTCCCGAATCCGCCCGAGGTGCCCGGCATTCCGAACCCGCCGGATGTACGTGTAAACGTCAACCCGTTCTGGAATATCTTCAGCAAACTTGCCCAGGCTGTTGTCGTTGCGGCGGTTGGCATGCTGCTTTCCCTCTTCCTGCAACCGCAGTTGGACCGCACAGCCAATACGATCGTCCGTCAGCCGTTGATATCCGGCGGATATGGCTTGATCATCTTTGTCGTCCTGCCGATTATTCTGATCGTTATGGCTTTGACGATCATCCTGATTCCCGTGGCGGCGGTCGTGGTCGTCCTCGTCCCGCTGGCATGGTTATTCGGCGTAATCGCCATCGGCCAGGAGGTGGGTGAACGTTTTGCAAAAGCCGTCAATCAGGTTTGGGCGCCTGTTCTTTCCACAGGCTTCGGCGTCTTCCTGCTCATGCTCGTGATCGGATTCATCGAACTCATCCCCTGCATCGGTTGGATTCCCTCCACGCTGGTTGCTTTGATGGGCATCGGCGCCACAGCCATGACCTGGTTCGGGACTCGTAATCCGCCCGGATACATCCCGCCCGTCGTCCCGGATGAAATTCCCCCCGCTTCATAA
- the nadD gene encoding nicotinate (nicotinamide) nucleotide adenylyltransferase has product MLQRIGVFGGTFDPPHIGHLILAGEAVHQFKLDRLLWVLTPEPPHKLDAPITPLDHRLSMLREMIAHNPIFELSTLEIDRPGPHYTVDTIRLLAGQAPDAEIVLLIGGDSLADLPTWRFAADLVSAVSKLGVMRRPGGSIDPAVLEAKLPGITDKLYFIDALLQPVSSRELRRRVSVGEMYRYYVTPDVYDYIEANGLYR; this is encoded by the coding sequence ATGCTGCAACGAATCGGAGTCTTCGGCGGAACTTTCGACCCGCCGCACATCGGCCACCTCATCCTCGCAGGGGAGGCCGTCCATCAATTCAAGCTCGACCGCCTGCTTTGGGTGCTCACCCCCGAACCTCCGCATAAGCTGGACGCTCCCATCACGCCTTTGGATCATCGCCTGTCCATGCTTCGCGAGATGATCGCGCATAATCCCATCTTCGAACTTTCCACCCTCGAGATCGACCGTCCCGGACCTCACTACACCGTGGATACGATCCGCCTGCTTGCGGGTCAGGCGCCGGATGCGGAGATCGTTCTGTTGATCGGCGGCGATTCGCTTGCGGACCTTCCAACCTGGCGCTTCGCCGCGGACCTCGTGTCTGCGGTTTCCAAACTCGGCGTGATGCGCCGCCCGGGCGGTTCCATCGACCCCGCTGTGCTCGAAGCGAAACTTCCCGGCATCACCGATAAACTTTATTTTATCGATGCGCTGCTCCAACCTGTTTCATCCAGAGAACTTCGCAGGCGGGTTTCAGTCGGAGAGATGTACCGCTATTACGTCACTCCCGATGTGTACGACTACATCGAAGCGAATGGGTTATATCGATAA
- a CDS encoding site-2 protease family protein, producing MSFPEPEVLNQLVARVFRIEDVTSLGTQEGGQPGFLMRYRGRLLNEDSASAYDRLADSLAPHGLSPHFRHEDGRHVIYLAPRQPEPAREKVSTNIILFILTIFSVMMAGVQIEGPVPEDFLGQILLIVKNIFTGWPFALSLLGILLAHELGHYFMSRYHKTPATLPYFIPLPFSPLGTMGAAILMRGIPKNKRILFDIGVAGPIAGLVIAIPVLLYGLSLSSLGPIEPNPNGFLEGNSILYFLAKFIVFGQLLPAPAAPQGLIYWLQYFFTGRPVPFGGLDVFIHPVAFAGWAGILVTALNLIPAGTLDGGHIIYSLFGEKAKKAFPFIVGLLIVLGVFWSGWWLWAALLFWLGRVNAQPMDQITELDPKRKAVAYAMIAVFILVFTPVPFMLLAA from the coding sequence ATGTCCTTTCCCGAACCTGAAGTTTTGAATCAACTTGTCGCGCGTGTCTTCCGCATCGAAGACGTGACCAGCCTGGGTACGCAAGAGGGAGGTCAGCCCGGATTTTTGATGCGCTATCGCGGTCGATTATTGAATGAGGATTCCGCCTCCGCCTACGACCGGTTAGCTGATTCGCTCGCCCCGCACGGACTCTCCCCTCATTTCCGCCACGAAGACGGCAGGCATGTCATCTACCTTGCCCCCAGGCAGCCCGAACCCGCGCGGGAAAAGGTCTCCACCAACATCATCCTTTTTATTTTAACCATCTTCAGTGTGATGATGGCTGGAGTGCAGATCGAAGGACCCGTTCCGGAGGATTTTTTGGGTCAGATCCTTTTGATCGTCAAGAACATCTTTACCGGCTGGCCCTTCGCGCTCAGCCTGCTCGGGATTTTGCTGGCGCATGAACTCGGTCATTATTTCATGAGCCGTTATCACAAGACTCCCGCCACCCTGCCTTATTTCATTCCGTTACCGTTCAGTCCGCTTGGAACGATGGGCGCGGCGATCCTGATGCGCGGCATACCGAAGAATAAACGGATTCTCTTCGATATCGGCGTGGCGGGACCGATCGCCGGATTGGTGATCGCAATCCCCGTTTTGCTGTATGGATTATCGCTTTCCTCGCTCGGTCCCATCGAACCGAACCCGAATGGGTTTTTGGAGGGCAACTCGATCCTTTATTTCCTTGCGAAGTTCATCGTCTTTGGGCAGTTGCTCCCCGCTCCCGCCGCGCCGCAGGGACTCATTTACTGGCTTCAATATTTCTTTACGGGCCGTCCCGTTCCCTTTGGCGGACTCGACGTCTTCATTCACCCGGTTGCATTTGCAGGCTGGGCGGGGATCCTCGTCACCGCCCTCAACCTTATCCCCGCCGGGACGCTCGACGGCGGACACATCATCTATTCGCTGTTCGGCGAGAAGGCAAAGAAAGCCTTTCCTTTTATTGTCGGATTGCTCATCGTCCTTGGCGTCTTTTGGAGCGGATGGTGGTTGTGGGCGGCTCTGCTCTTCTGGCTCGGCCGCGTCAATGCCCAGCCGATGGACCAGATCACCGAACTCGATCCGAAGCGCAAAGCAGTCGCTTATGCCATGATCGCAGTGTTTATCCTGGTATTCACCCCCGTGCCGTTCATGCTGCTGGCTGCCTAG
- a CDS encoding sigma-70 family RNA polymerase sigma factor, whose translation MNEEQTWVAQAQQGDDESFTRLVETYQTPVFNLCYRMLGEPELAEDAAQETFLRAYQHLHRYDRKRPFATWLLSIAAHYCIDRLRRRKFSMFSMDAEDEEGNSFELPDMDAPNPEHEAITGQTNERVHAMLQELDTTDRAAIIMRYWYDYSEKEIAESLNLTVSAVKSRLHRARKELAGVWVEQEDDLLAEMERRHNESPAF comes from the coding sequence GTGAACGAAGAACAGACCTGGGTAGCCCAGGCGCAGCAAGGTGATGACGAGTCCTTCACCCGATTGGTCGAAACCTACCAGACCCCCGTTTTTAACCTGTGTTATCGCATGTTGGGCGAACCCGAACTCGCGGAAGACGCCGCGCAGGAGACGTTTTTACGCGCCTACCAGCACCTGCACCGGTATGACCGTAAACGCCCCTTTGCGACGTGGCTTTTGTCGATCGCGGCACACTACTGCATCGACCGCCTTCGCCGCCGCAAGTTCTCGATGTTTTCGATGGATGCAGAGGACGAAGAGGGGAACTCATTCGAGCTCCCCGACATGGACGCGCCCAACCCGGAACATGAAGCCATCACCGGGCAGACGAATGAACGCGTCCACGCGATGCTGCAGGAGCTGGATACGACCGACCGCGCGGCGATCATCATGCGCTATTGGTATGATTATTCAGAAAAGGAAATTGCTGAATCATTGAATTTGACGGTGAGCGCGGTGAAAAGTCGCCTGCACCGCGCACGCAAGGAATTGGCAGGCGTATGGGTCGAACAGGAAGACGACCTGCTTGCCGAAATGGAAAGGAGACATAATGAATCACCAGCCTTTTGA
- a CDS encoding DUF4190 domain-containing protein gives MESNEPIYSSPKTNSHSIVSLILGILTLLALCGGMVPVPLTGFVCFPISFLLGLLALIYGAISLKTIRRNNEGGKTMAWTGILTGGFVFLCMVLMLAAIVSLFFFAPDTIPSILPGRQI, from the coding sequence ATGGAATCGAACGAACCGATCTACAGTTCTCCAAAAACGAATTCACACTCCATTGTCAGTCTCATCCTTGGAATTCTCACACTGCTGGCTTTATGCGGCGGGATGGTCCCGGTCCCGTTAACCGGCTTCGTTTGTTTTCCGATCAGCTTCCTTCTCGGACTACTCGCCTTGATCTACGGCGCAATCTCGTTGAAGACAATTCGCAGGAATAATGAAGGCGGGAAAACAATGGCATGGACGGGGATCCTGACAGGCGGGTTTGTTTTCCTTTGCATGGTGCTCATGCTGGCCGCAATCGTCTCTTTATTCTTCTTCGCGCCCGATACCATCCCGTCGATATTACCGGGTCGGCAAATATAG
- a CDS encoding extracellular solute-binding protein has product MQKIFSFLLTVSIFLSACGAGTIPSVVEETETPEAAPATGSAQSEDSTPKPATRLEVDAEALNGLEIQVWTPWYGLEQSLFESFVKEFNESNEWGIKVAAESHINFTNLYEETTASLPTENKPDLVIVLPEHAQEWFIEGVTSDLTEYAEDPLYGITADDIPYAFWTQDLAGNARVAIPAQRTAQVMLWNQTWAEELNFAAEPESVEGFREQACRAHDSMKKDDFAENDLMGGWIVDTEPMTVYSWMLAFEGGVLEEGNYRFLAPENINAFKFLRELAEANCSWQSNADPILSFAKREALFITVSLSDLPAVARAFVGENNRDEWSVLPFPNENGGIIAAYGSSYAILRSTEEEQLAAWLFARWLLENEQDARWVEATHNFPLRDSTVSLLGDYELTHPHWRQAVGLIPRGELQPQLDSWRTVKIMLGDGFEHMYRVNVSSGQVAAILAQMESTAKDLSK; this is encoded by the coding sequence ATGCAGAAAATATTTTCCTTCCTTCTTACCGTATCCATCTTTTTATCGGCTTGCGGCGCGGGGACAATCCCCTCCGTTGTGGAAGAAACCGAAACGCCCGAGGCGGCACCGGCGACCGGGTCCGCTCAAAGCGAGGACTCAACTCCCAAACCCGCGACCCGGCTCGAGGTCGATGCGGAGGCGCTGAACGGGTTGGAGATTCAAGTCTGGACGCCGTGGTACGGCCTGGAGCAAAGTCTGTTCGAGTCGTTCGTCAAGGAATTCAATGAAAGCAACGAGTGGGGCATCAAGGTTGCAGCGGAAAGCCACATCAATTTCACGAATTTATACGAAGAGACGACGGCGTCCCTGCCGACAGAGAACAAACCGGACCTTGTGATCGTCCTGCCCGAACATGCGCAGGAATGGTTTATAGAAGGCGTGACAAGCGATCTGACGGAATATGCGGAAGACCCATTGTATGGAATTACCGCGGACGACATCCCTTATGCGTTCTGGACTCAGGACCTGGCGGGAAATGCGCGAGTTGCAATTCCTGCACAGCGAACGGCGCAGGTGATGTTGTGGAACCAGACCTGGGCGGAGGAATTGAATTTCGCTGCGGAACCCGAATCTGTCGAAGGATTTCGAGAGCAAGCCTGCCGCGCGCACGACTCGATGAAGAAGGATGACTTCGCGGAAAATGATCTGATGGGCGGCTGGATCGTGGACACCGAACCGATGACGGTTTATTCGTGGATGCTCGCATTCGAGGGCGGCGTGTTGGAGGAGGGCAATTATCGTTTTCTCGCTCCCGAAAATATCAATGCATTCAAATTCTTGCGCGAACTCGCAGAAGCAAATTGTTCGTGGCAAAGCAATGCCGATCCGATACTATCGTTTGCAAAACGCGAGGCGTTGTTCATCACAGTGAGTTTAAGCGACCTGCCCGCTGTGGCGCGCGCCTTCGTCGGCGAGAACAACCGCGACGAGTGGTCTGTGCTTCCGTTCCCGAATGAGAACGGCGGGATCATCGCGGCCTATGGCTCGTCGTATGCAATTCTGAGATCGACGGAAGAGGAGCAGCTTGCAGCGTGGCTATTCGCGCGCTGGCTTTTGGAAAACGAACAGGATGCCCGCTGGGTGGAGGCGACTCATAACTTCCCGCTTCGCGACTCGACCGTGAGCCTGCTCGGCGACTACGAGTTGACCCATCCCCATTGGCGGCAGGCTGTGGGTTTGATCCCGCGCGGCGAATTGCAACCTCAACTCGATTCGTGGCGTACAGTTAAAATAATGCTCGGCGATGGGTTCGAACACATGTACCGCGTGAACGTTTCGAGCGGGCAGGTGGCGGCGATCCTCGCGCAGATGGAATCGACAGCGAAGGATTTGAGTAAATAA